In Halobaculum magnesiiphilum, the following proteins share a genomic window:
- a CDS encoding DUF488 domain-containing protein → MTSSNPLEDTYVAALQHDLVEVPAEATLVGVVRRPTGWFRTTVDENYPALGPPDDLLDEFKQRHEDFKMQGMCDEGAHNAAWDEVGFTDRYRSHLTDAEEAQEAVGELTDRLQDGEQIVFVCFENTDQKRCHRTLLKEHIAAEL, encoded by the coding sequence ATGACTTCCTCGAACCCTCTCGAGGATACGTACGTAGCGGCGCTGCAACACGATCTCGTGGAGGTTCCCGCAGAGGCAACGCTGGTTGGAGTCGTTCGGCGACCGACGGGCTGGTTCCGAACGACGGTCGACGAGAACTACCCGGCACTCGGCCCTCCAGATGACCTTCTCGACGAGTTCAAACAGCGCCACGAGGACTTCAAGATGCAGGGAATGTGTGATGAGGGCGCGCATAATGCGGCCTGGGACGAAGTCGGGTTTACGGACCGGTACCGATCACATCTGACCGACGCCGAGGAGGCCCAGGAGGCAGTCGGTGAACTCACGGACCGATTGCAGGATGGGGAACAGATCGTCTTCGTCTGTTTCGAGAACACTGACCAGAAACGGTGCCATCGAACGCTTCTGAAAGAACATATTGCTGCTGAGCTGTGA
- a CDS encoding ArsR/SmtB family transcription factor, producing MAQPFPTQTDATVERSDTPAVLSLDDDETRGVIEALSSETAYDIFRLLNETPATPSRIAAQLDQSVQNVHYHLENLESAGVIEVTDTCYSEKGREMSVFVVSEDPTLLFLGTEDDRPSLKRAFKAFASLLGPPSILLAAGESLSQFITGE from the coding sequence ATGGCACAACCCTTCCCGACGCAAACCGACGCCACTGTCGAACGAAGCGATACCCCGGCCGTACTGAGTCTCGACGACGACGAGACCCGGGGCGTGATCGAAGCGTTGTCCTCCGAGACCGCCTACGACATCTTTCGGCTGCTCAACGAAACGCCAGCGACGCCCTCGCGGATCGCTGCGCAACTCGACCAAAGCGTGCAGAACGTCCACTACCATTTGGAGAACCTCGAATCGGCCGGCGTGATCGAAGTCACCGACACCTGCTATTCGGAGAAAGGCCGTGAGATGAGCGTCTTCGTCGTTTCCGAAGACCCGACGCTCCTGTTTCTCGGTACCGAGGACGATCGGCCGAGTCTCAAACGCGCGTTCAAAGCCTTCGCCTCGCTCCTCGGTCCCCCGTCGATTCTGCTTGCGGCCGGCGAATCGCTCTCTCAGTTCATTACTGGTGAATGA
- a CDS encoding DUF2249 domain-containing protein: protein MPTDIDLRDWPQENHRDQLFDALRAAESGDELEIVAPRDIDPDLVRFQIESARALSWEYADPDGEPRNLDVTVEEPIDADEPATIDVRDLKPQRRHQVLLEIFDDLAPGEEFILINDHDPKPLYYELQSMHGEVVGWEYGSRGSGEWRVMVTKTGASAADNGDVVTQYDVREIPKQERHTTIHHRYGMIPDGGTMEIIAPHEPRPLRQEFRQRYDDSFSWNVVESDPGRCRVQITKTESVDERGEETPQTGGEEASSTATMDEEIEITEELDVRDLPPAQRHEQIFDTYVGLDPGEGFVLVNDHDPKPLYHQFEAEAGDEFHWEYRLQASGEFRVLIGKENGTRTDRSRDETPSAPF from the coding sequence ATGCCAACGGACATCGATCTGCGTGATTGGCCTCAGGAGAACCACCGTGACCAGCTCTTCGACGCCCTGCGGGCCGCGGAGAGCGGCGACGAACTCGAGATCGTAGCTCCCCGAGATATCGATCCCGATCTGGTCCGGTTCCAGATCGAGAGTGCTCGGGCCCTGAGCTGGGAGTATGCTGATCCCGATGGAGAACCGAGGAACCTAGATGTAACTGTCGAAGAACCAATCGATGCTGATGAACCCGCCACAATCGATGTCCGGGACCTGAAACCGCAGCGGCGACACCAGGTTCTCCTCGAAATCTTCGACGACTTGGCTCCCGGAGAGGAGTTCATTCTGATCAACGACCACGACCCGAAACCGTTGTACTACGAGCTCCAATCGATGCATGGCGAGGTTGTCGGGTGGGAGTACGGTAGCAGGGGGTCCGGCGAGTGGCGCGTCATGGTCACCAAGACTGGCGCCTCTGCGGCCGACAACGGAGATGTCGTCACGCAGTACGACGTCCGTGAGATTCCGAAACAGGAACGGCATACGACGATCCACCATCGCTACGGAATGATCCCTGACGGCGGAACGATGGAGATCATCGCCCCGCATGAGCCACGGCCGCTCCGTCAAGAGTTCCGCCAGCGATACGACGACTCGTTCAGTTGGAACGTCGTCGAATCAGACCCGGGCCGCTGTCGTGTCCAGATCACGAAAACCGAGTCCGTCGACGAACGGGGAGAAGAGACACCTCAAACCGGCGGGGAGGAGGCATCCTCGACGGCGACAATGGACGAGGAGATCGAGATCACCGAAGAGCTAGATGTCAGAGATCTTCCACCAGCTCAACGTCACGAACAAATATTTGATACGTACGTCGGGTTGGATCCCGGCGAGGGGTTCGTTCTGGTCAATGACCACGATCCGAAACCGTTGTACCACCAGTTCGAAGCCGAAGCGGGGGACGAATTCCACTGGGAGTACCGTCTGCAAGCGTCCGGCGAGTTCAGGGTCCTCATCGGGAAAGAGAACGGTACTCGAACGGATCGCTCTCGAGACGAGACGCCGAGCGCGCCGTTTTGA
- a CDS encoding RNA-guided endonuclease TnpB family protein has product MSTTQTANKTLEATLAPPTRCKEHRLQHTLSEYRDALDDAFDQDCTTMSATNDVVTPYNLPYQAKDALKSYVPKLHNTYNAKELDDEHPLRFVNRAGKFDSDSSREYEICWNVPQPGRGTNFWIPLRRNPDQQELWDDLLDDESSTKVGELRLQKHRKTWTLHVSVEYEVEDTSELPENPTRVGFDIGESMLVTGCALQHDTPTKPLLINGKEAKRIRKEMFTTLKRLQERDASEWRVEERFSYYQNRLTDIIEKASRESVEYAQQFENPVIVMEDLAYIRESLDYGKYMNRRLHSWAFARLQGRIEDKAKDAGIPVRYIHPQYTSKTCHSCKHLGYRPHQAEFKCKNPECHVSTFQADINASANIAHRVDPWGESLPWKQVGDDSPQDGSRCDTATTQCEKSETPS; this is encoded by the coding sequence ATGTCAACGACTCAGACAGCGAATAAGACGCTGGAGGCAACGCTCGCACCACCCACGCGGTGCAAAGAGCACCGCCTCCAGCACACGCTGTCCGAATACCGAGACGCACTCGACGACGCCTTCGATCAAGACTGTACGACGATGAGTGCCACGAACGACGTGGTGACACCGTACAACCTGCCGTACCAAGCGAAAGACGCCCTCAAATCCTACGTCCCGAAACTCCATAACACGTACAACGCGAAAGAGTTGGACGACGAACATCCGCTCAGATTCGTCAATCGGGCCGGGAAGTTCGACAGCGATTCGTCGCGCGAGTACGAAATCTGTTGGAACGTTCCCCAGCCCGGTCGCGGAACCAACTTTTGGATTCCACTCCGACGGAATCCAGACCAGCAAGAATTGTGGGACGACCTCCTCGATGATGAATCGAGTACCAAAGTGGGCGAACTTCGCTTGCAGAAACACCGAAAGACGTGGACACTCCACGTCTCCGTCGAATACGAAGTCGAAGACACCTCCGAACTTCCCGAGAATCCGACTCGGGTTGGGTTCGATATTGGCGAGTCGATGCTGGTCACGGGCTGTGCCCTCCAACACGACACTCCCACCAAACCGTTGCTCATCAACGGGAAGGAAGCCAAACGAATCCGTAAGGAGATGTTCACGACGCTCAAGCGTCTCCAAGAGCGAGACGCTTCGGAGTGGCGCGTCGAAGAACGCTTCTCGTACTACCAGAACCGACTCACGGACATCATCGAGAAGGCTTCTCGTGAGTCTGTAGAGTACGCCCAACAGTTCGAGAACCCCGTTATCGTGATGGAGGACTTGGCGTACATCCGCGAGTCACTGGACTACGGGAAGTACATGAACCGACGCCTGCACTCGTGGGCATTCGCTCGCTTGCAGGGACGAATCGAGGACAAGGCGAAGGACGCTGGTATTCCAGTCCGATACATTCATCCTCAATACACGAGTAAGACGTGCCACTCGTGCAAGCACCTCGGGTATCGGCCTCATCAAGCCGAGTTCAAGTGTAAGAACCCAGAGTGTCACGTTTCGACGTTTCAAGCAGACATCAACGCGAGTGCGAATATCGCACATCGCGTAGACCCGTGGGGAGAGAGCCTGCCGTGGAAACAGGTAGGCGATGACTCGCCACAGGACGGAAGCCGTTGTGACACGGCCACGACTCAGTGTGAGAAGAGCGAGACACCCTCGTAG
- a CDS encoding cytochrome c oxidase subunit I codes for MGVFLLLVVRWLVSIENWRSYSLSAGGSKASHHEQEHVEKPSGLIRWITTVDHKDIGLMYGVFAVLSFAWGGIAVVLMRTELTTPPVDLLSETFYNALMTTHGITMLFLFGTPILAAFSNYLIPLLIGADDMAFPRINAIAFWLLPPGALLIWGGLILEPFQVGVEGAQTAWTLYAPLSVQQTNPGVDLMILGLHLTGVSATMGAINFIATIFTERGEDVTWANLDIFSWTVLVQSGQILFAFPLLGSALVMLLLDRNFGTTFFAVEGGGPILWQHLFWFFGHPEVYILVLPPMGLISYILPRFASRRLFGFKFVVYSTLALGVLSFGVWAHHMFATGIDPRLRASFMAVSIAIAIPSAVKTFNWIATMWGGKIRLVTPMLFCIGFIANFIIGGVTGVFEAAIPVDLVLHDTYHVIAHFHYVIMGGIAFAIFAGIYYWFPLVTGRWYQRTLGKWHFWLTMIGTNITFFPMVLLGYGGMPRRYAGYDITVGPVGYFADLHQLATLGVYILAIGQLIFVWNLVTSWLEGRQIEDSDPWNLDEHGLRTNEWGWLEQHRETALVDGGSENTDSESSEKTSTTDD; via the coding sequence ATGGGCGTGTTTCTGCTCCTTGTGGTTCGGTGGCTGGTCAGCATCGAAAACTGGCGGTCGTACTCTCTCTCCGCCGGCGGGTCCAAAGCCAGCCATCACGAACAAGAGCACGTAGAGAAACCGAGCGGACTCATTCGATGGATAACGACTGTCGACCACAAGGATATCGGACTCATGTACGGGGTGTTTGCGGTGCTCTCGTTCGCGTGGGGAGGGATCGCCGTCGTCCTCATGCGGACGGAGCTGACGACGCCGCCAGTTGACCTGCTCAGCGAGACCTTCTATAACGCCCTGATGACGACCCACGGGATCACGATGCTGTTCCTGTTCGGCACGCCGATCCTGGCCGCGTTCTCGAACTACCTGATCCCGTTGCTGATCGGCGCCGACGACATGGCGTTCCCACGAATCAACGCCATCGCGTTCTGGTTGTTACCGCCCGGGGCGCTGCTCATATGGGGCGGGCTGATCCTCGAGCCGTTTCAGGTCGGCGTCGAAGGCGCCCAGACCGCGTGGACGCTCTATGCGCCCCTCTCAGTCCAGCAAACGAACCCCGGTGTCGACCTGATGATCCTCGGGCTCCATCTGACCGGCGTGAGCGCGACGATGGGTGCGATCAACTTCATCGCGACCATCTTCACCGAGCGCGGCGAGGACGTCACCTGGGCGAACCTGGACATCTTCTCGTGGACGGTCCTCGTCCAATCCGGCCAGATCCTTTTCGCGTTCCCGCTGTTGGGGAGCGCGCTCGTCATGCTGCTGCTCGACCGTAACTTCGGGACGACGTTCTTCGCCGTCGAGGGCGGCGGGCCGATCCTCTGGCAACACCTGTTCTGGTTCTTCGGCCACCCCGAGGTGTACATCCTCGTGCTCCCGCCGATGGGACTTATCAGCTACATCCTCCCGCGGTTCGCTAGCCGGCGGCTCTTCGGGTTCAAGTTCGTCGTCTACTCCACGCTCGCACTCGGAGTACTGAGCTTTGGCGTGTGGGCACATCACATGTTCGCGACGGGGATCGACCCGCGACTCCGCGCGTCGTTCATGGCCGTCTCGATCGCGATCGCGATCCCCAGCGCGGTCAAGACGTTCAACTGGATCGCGACGATGTGGGGCGGAAAGATCCGATTGGTAACGCCGATGCTGTTCTGTATCGGATTCATCGCGAACTTCATCATCGGCGGCGTCACGGGCGTCTTCGAGGCGGCGATCCCCGTCGACCTCGTGCTCCACGACACGTACCACGTCATCGCCCACTTCCACTACGTCATCATGGGCGGGATCGCGTTCGCGATCTTCGCCGGGATCTACTACTGGTTCCCGCTGGTCACCGGGCGGTGGTACCAGCGAACGCTCGGGAAGTGGCACTTCTGGCTCACCATGATCGGGACGAACATCACGTTCTTCCCGATGGTGCTGCTCGGCTACGGCGGCATGCCCCGTCGGTACGCCGGATACGACATCACAGTCGGTCCGGTTGGCTACTTCGCTGACCTCCACCAACTCGCCACCCTCGGGGTCTACATCCTCGCGATCGGACAACTGATCTTCGTGTGGAATCTCGTCACCTCGTGGCTAGAGGGACGCCAGATCGAGGACAGCGACCCCTGGAACCTCGACGAACACGGACTGCGTACCAACGAATGGGGCTGGCTCGAACAGCATAGAGAGACGGCGCTCGTCGACGGCGGGTCGGAAAATACTGATTCAGAGTCGTCCGAGAAAACGTCGACCACGGACGATTGA
- a CDS encoding RNA-guided endonuclease InsQ/TnpB family protein, translating into MLETTRTYVARITNHQQVRDDLNQCGFSASKLWNVGRYYIQQRWDDDGEIPDEAELKSELKDHERYSDLHSQSSQRVLEELAEAFNGWYNSDDGNNPPGYRKRGDDHPRSTVTWKKRAIKYDDKHDQLRLSKGFNLKESRSDFILAEYETRPDVEVENIQQVRAVWNDDEWELHLVCKKEISVEDAPGDKTAGIDLGISNYLAIDYEDGVSELYPGNVLKEDKHYFTREEYQTEGENGPSKRARKARQKLSRRKDHFLHTLSKHIVQRCVEEDVEKIAVGDLSDIREDENGDSQNWGASGNKKLHGWEFDRFARLLEYKAEEHGILVDRVDEENTSKTCSCCGQIRDSNRVERGLYVCESCETTMNADVNGAVNIRRKITQSPPTGDMSNGWLAQPGVFLFDRESGTFKTREQGDCKP; encoded by the coding sequence ATGCTAGAGACAACCCGCACCTACGTCGCCCGAATCACGAACCACCAACAGGTTCGTGACGATCTCAACCAGTGTGGGTTCTCCGCATCCAAACTGTGGAACGTCGGACGCTACTACATCCAACAACGGTGGGATGACGATGGTGAGATACCTGACGAAGCCGAATTGAAGTCGGAGTTGAAAGACCACGAACGCTACAGTGACCTGCATTCTCAGTCAAGTCAGCGAGTTCTTGAAGAACTTGCTGAGGCGTTCAATGGCTGGTACAACTCCGACGACGGCAACAACCCACCGGGCTACCGGAAACGTGGCGACGACCACCCACGCTCCACCGTCACATGGAAGAAACGGGCCATCAAGTACGACGACAAACACGACCAACTTCGCCTCTCGAAAGGCTTCAATCTGAAAGAGAGTCGGTCTGACTTCATCCTCGCCGAGTACGAAACCCGCCCTGACGTAGAAGTTGAGAACATCCAGCAGGTGCGTGCTGTCTGGAACGACGACGAGTGGGAACTCCATCTCGTCTGCAAGAAAGAGATTTCCGTCGAAGACGCACCCGGTGACAAGACAGCGGGTATCGATCTCGGAATCAGCAACTATCTCGCCATCGACTACGAAGACGGCGTGAGTGAGTTGTATCCGGGGAACGTGCTGAAAGAGGATAAGCACTACTTCACTCGTGAGGAGTACCAGACTGAAGGCGAGAATGGCCCGTCGAAGAGAGCGCGGAAGGCTCGGCAGAAACTCTCCCGACGCAAAGACCACTTCCTCCACACCCTCAGCAAACACATCGTTCAGCGGTGTGTCGAAGAAGACGTGGAGAAGATAGCGGTTGGCGACCTCAGTGACATCCGCGAGGATGAGAACGGTGACTCGCAGAACTGGGGTGCGTCGGGGAACAAGAAGTTGCACGGCTGGGAGTTCGACCGGTTCGCCCGCCTTCTTGAATACAAGGCCGAGGAACACGGCATCCTCGTTGATCGTGTAGACGAGGAGAACACCTCGAAGACGTGTTCGTGTTGCGGGCAAATTCGAGACAGCAACCGCGTGGAGCGAGGGCTGTACGTCTGTGAGTCGTGCGAGACGACGATGAATGCAGATGTGAATGGTGCGGTGAACATCCGGAGAAAGATAACTCAGAGTCCCCCGACCGGGGATATGAGTAACGGCTGGTTGGCACAGCCCGGAGTCTTCCTGTTCGACCGCGAGAGCGGGACGTTCAAAACGAGAGAACAGGGAGACTGCAAACCCTAA